The Mesotoga infera DNA window TGGATACGTACCTTCATTGCTGAAGTCGATTTCCATGGTATCTGGAGATTTCAAGCTCTCTGGAACGGGAGCCTGCGGCAAAGGTCACAAGGAGTTCGCTAAAGTCTCTGCGGGTGGACCATATATTAAGGCAAAAGCGAGGTTGGGATGATGATAGAGACGATTGTAAAGAACCTTGAAGCAAATTCAGTAGATGCATGGAGAATAAGGGAAGAGAATATTGAGAGTGAAGAGTATTTCTTTGTAGGGAACAAGGTCGATCTTGGAAGGGCGAAAAAGGTGAAGAAGTACGAAGTAACTGTCTACCGTGATTTTGAAGAGGGCGAAAAGAAATACAGGGGAAGCTCGACGGTTACCATAAGCCCGGGAACAGCGGTTGAGGAAATCGTCCATTCAATACAGGAGGCCTTTTTTGCTGCAGGGTTCGTAAAGAATCCCTGGTATCCAATGGCGCCGAAATTCTCACGGAGATTCAGAACAGACGAACATTACCTTCATGATCTTTCGGGAGATGCGATTGGAGCAATCTTTGACAACGAAAGACCGTCCAATTCATGGTTGAACTCTGTTGAGATTTTTGTGACTAGAAACGGGTACCGAATTCTCAATTCTGAAGGTCTCGACGCGGCTTTTTCAAAATATAGAACATACATCGAAAGCATTGTAAGCTCTTCTGGCAGAGAAGAAGTTGAGCTGTACGATCAGTTGCTCCTTGCACTTCCCGATGTTGAACGTATAAGTGAAAGGATTTCCAGGCTGCTTCTATTGGTCGGTGAAAGAGCGAATGCCGTTCCTACGCCAGCTTTAGACAGGATACCGGTAGTACTTACCGGAGAGCCGGTGAGAGAGGTAATGAGATACTATTTGAAACAGGCAAATGCACGTCTTAAGTATGACAGGATATCCGAAGTTGAACCTGGAGACTCTGTTCAGTCAGGAGAATCGGGAGATAAGATAACGCTTGAAGTTGTGCCGGAACTTGAAGGTTCATACTTCAGCCTTCCTGTTGACAATGATGGTTTTCTCATTGGGAAGAGGACGGTTATCGAAAAAGGAATCTTGAAGGATTACTGGGGCGACATCAAATACTCCCACTACCTGGGAATCGAACCAACAGGTGCTGTTCTGAACTTCTCGGTTGGTCCTGGCAGTCTCAGCATTGACGAGATGCGAAAAGTCGATCATCTGGAGGTTACTAATTTTTCGGCAGTTGACGTTGATGAAACAACGGGCGATTTCGGAGGAGAGATC harbors:
- a CDS encoding Zn-dependent protease produces the protein MIETIVKNLEANSVDAWRIREENIESEEYFFVGNKVDLGRAKKVKKYEVTVYRDFEEGEKKYRGSSTVTISPGTAVEEIVHSIQEAFFAAGFVKNPWYPMAPKFSRRFRTDEHYLHDLSGDAIGAIFDNERPSNSWLNSVEIFVTRNGYRILNSEGLDAAFSKYRTYIESIVSSSGREEVELYDQLLLALPDVERISERISRLLLLVGERANAVPTPALDRIPVVLTGEPVREVMRYYLKQANARLKYDRISEVEPGDSVQSGESGDKITLEVVPELEGSYFSLPVDNDGFLIGKRTVIEKGILKDYWGDIKYSHYLGIEPTGAVLNFSVGPGSLSIDEMRKVDHLEVTNFSAVDVDETTGDFGGEIRLGWYFDGSKRIALSGGSVTGNLRELESIYLSKETELDGDYYGPRSISIEGLKVSGE